A stretch of DNA from Roseovarius sp. M141:
TTCCAGACTTCCGCCCAGTAGAGGCGGAAATCAGCGTGAAATATCGCGGCGCCACAGCCGAAGAGGTCGAGGACGCGATATGTCGGCGCGTCTGGGATGCGGTCGAAAGCGTCGAAGGGCTGGATGAACTCGAATGCACCGCGCAGAACAGCGTTGCCCGCGCCGTGGCAACGATGGGTGCCGCAGGCGACAGCGCCCGTTTCATCAATGACCTGCGCACCGAGGTCACCGCAGTCGACGACTTTCCGGGTAGTGCCGATCCGGCCATCGTACGCGAATTGCACCGCACCGATCCTGTCACGTCGGTAGCAATTGCAGGCGATCTGCCGCCCGCACATCTGGAGCGCTATGCAGCGGAGTTACAGGACAGCCTGTCGGCCCTGCCCGGTGTGGCAAAAGTTACGATGTCGGGATTTGGAACGCGGCAATTCCGCATCACGGTTCCCCGTGCGGTGATGGAGCAGCACGGGCTGACGGTCTCAGGCCTTGCCGCGCAAATCGACGCGCAGAGCGTTGACCGCCCTCTGGGCAGTCTGGAAACTGAGGATCGCGAGATCAGCCTGCGTTTCACCGACGAGCGCCGCAGCGCGGCAGGGTTGGCAGAACTGGTGGTTCTGTCAAAGCCGAACGGGGCCGAATTGTCGCTGGGGCAGATTGCAACCAGCACTGAGGGTTACACACCCGAGGAGGAACGTGCGTTCCTTGACGGCCAACGTGCCGTTTTCCTGCAAGTTGACAAGGCGCTTGATGCTGACGCGCTGGAAGTCTTCGATCACGTCGAGGAGCTGGTTTCAACCGAACGCGCCGCGCTGCCGGATACGGTGCGGCTGGAAATCGTGAAGGACATGACCAGCATCGTGCGCGACCGTTTGGTGATGCTCGTGCAGAACGGGGCAATCGGGTTAGTTCTAGTCGTCGCGGTCATGAGCCTGTTCTTCCGGCCCGGTTTCGCGATCTGGGCGGCAATGGGCCTGCCGGTGGCCTTTTTGGGCGCATTCGCGGCGATGGCGTTGCAAGGTCTGTCGCTGAACATGATGACACTTGTGGCCCTGCTGATGGCGATCGGGATCGTGATGGACGATTCCATCGTCATCGCCGACTCGATTGCCGAAACCGCCGCCCGTGGCGGATCGCGCCTTGATGCCGTGGTGCAAGGCACGCTGGCTGTCATGCCCGGCGTGATGGCGTCGTTTGCAACGACCATCGCGGTCTTCGGCCCGCTGGCTTTTCTGGCCGGTGAGTTGGGTGCAGTGCTGGAAGTCGTGCCGCTGGTGTTGATCGCGGCACTTGCGGCCAGCGTGGTCGAGGCATTCTGGGTGCTGCCGCACCATCTGAGTCACGGATTGAAAGGCGCGGACAAGCCGCCTTCACGGTTTCGCGCCGGTTTCGACCGCCGGTTCGAGCAGTTCCGTGAACAGCGGATCGGTGCCATGGCGGATATGGCGATCCGGCGGCGTTATCTGGTGACAGGCATGACAATCGCTGCGCTGCTTATCACCGTGGGATTAATGGGCGGTGGCTATCTCAAACGCGAGGCAATCCCGGCGATTGATGGCGATGTTCTGGAGGCGCGTATTCTGATGCCGCAAGGCACGCCCCTGACCCGCACGAGCGAGGTCGCGGACGACGTGATCGCAGCCCTCACCCGGATCGACACCGCTTTGACGCCGGATCAACCGGACGGTGCTGCGCTGGTGAAAGCTGTGCAGTTGCGCTTCAACCAGAATGCCACGGCGGGCGAATCCGGGCCCCATGTTGCCACGATCACTGCAGATCTGCTGGGGGCCGAAATCCGCACTGTAACGCTGGATGAAATCGTGACACTTTGGCGCAAAGAGATCGGCGCGGTGCCGGGTGCGCTTGCGATCTTGTTGACCGAACCAAGCATTGGGCCGCAGGGGATTGCCATCGAAATCCGCCTGTCTGGTCCGGATCTTGACATGCTGGCCAAGGCCGCCGATG
This window harbors:
- a CDS encoding efflux RND transporter permease subunit gives rise to the protein MIRWFAGHPTAANLLLVLILAAGAMAAPMLKRETFPDFRPVEAEISVKYRGATAEEVEDAICRRVWDAVESVEGLDELECTAQNSVARAVATMGAAGDSARFINDLRTEVTAVDDFPGSADPAIVRELHRTDPVTSVAIAGDLPPAHLERYAAELQDSLSALPGVAKVTMSGFGTRQFRITVPRAVMEQHGLTVSGLAAQIDAQSVDRPLGSLETEDREISLRFTDERRSAAGLAELVVLSKPNGAELSLGQIATSTEGYTPEEERAFLDGQRAVFLQVDKALDADALEVFDHVEELVSTERAALPDTVRLEIVKDMTSIVRDRLVMLVQNGAIGLVLVVAVMSLFFRPGFAIWAAMGLPVAFLGAFAAMALQGLSLNMMTLVALLMAIGIVMDDSIVIADSIAETAARGGSRLDAVVQGTLAVMPGVMASFATTIAVFGPLAFLAGELGAVLEVVPLVLIAALAASVVEAFWVLPHHLSHGLKGADKPPSRFRAGFDRRFEQFREQRIGAMADMAIRRRYLVTGMTIAALLITVGLMGGGYLKREAIPAIDGDVLEARILMPQGTPLTRTSEVADDVIAALTRIDTALTPDQPDGAALVKAVQLRFNQNATAGESGPHVATITADLLGAEIRTVTLDEIVTLWRKEIGAVPGALAILLTEPSIGPQGIAIEIRLSGPDLDMLAKAADALQTEAESYAGVFNAIHDLRPGKPELRLRLAEGATSLGLTARYVADQLGAAFLGRVITTVQSGDISHEIELEQSSEDRDSRDDLRDFTIALPDGKSVPLSTVAHLNEARGWSSIAHVNGKRTVTVQADVDTRIGNADAIVAELNTRFLPQLAASVPGLRFEIGGQSANSAETVASILRGFMIGLVGIYVVLSFQFRSYVEPVIVMLSIPLAFIGVILGHFIMGYNISMPSLIGAASLAGIVVNNAILLVQVIKRHAADGMELARAAGQASRERFRPILMSVSTTMMGLIPLLLEGSTQAQTLKPLVISVVFGLFSSTVLVLIVLPSFYAILGDLGLAKVKGGEPDMQARKKGSTSK